aaaaaccaaggcacttTCTTACAATTTTAAAACGCCTTTATTAATTATGACATGCTGTAATTGATAAAGTCATTTTAAAATtaaaagagagtgccttggtttttgtattttgttgtgcaATTGTcaagctctgttttttttttttttttttaattcttaaaaATTTACAGCAACTTTCATGTTATAAAGCAAGTTctgacaaggattttttttttgcaggtcagATTGAACTTTACACACACCTTCCTGTTATGAAACAGCTGGTGGAGCAGCTTCAGCAGTGGGAGTTTCGGGTTTGTGGGGTCTTTCTGGTAGATTCTCAGTTCATGGTGGAGTCTTTTAAGGTAACAGACAGCTTCGTCAGTGTCTTCATCCACATGTTTGAACCATATTTGTGTCTGAACACACCTCATTTCTGCATTTAATTGTACTTTATATAGTCAGAACAGAAAACCATTCCCatgttctctcttttctctctgcaGTTCATCTCAGGGGTCATGGCTGCCCTGAGTGCCATGGTGTCATTAGAGATCCCTCAAGTAAACATCATGACAAAAATGGACCTGCTTAGCCCCAAagccaagaaggaaatagaaaaGTAAGCCTCATAATGGATGTAGTACCACAAAGCAAGGGCATACTTTAAAATAGATTATAGACACTTATAATGAACAAgaacataattttttaaaattcgcACTCTGGTTAACTTTTATTTTTGAGATACCTGGACCCAGATATGTACTCAATGATGGAAGATAACTCAGACACTATCAAAAGCCCGAAGTTTAAGAAGTTGACAAAAGCCATCTGTGGTCTGGTAAGTGACGTGCTTCTGTTTTAATTAAATTTGTGTTAATATTTAACAATAAACTTAATTTTGCCCTTAAATcaatatttttctttctgttataTGATTTTTCTCTGTTAAATGATAAATAGATTAATGTAAGTATCAAGCAGTTAAACTTTGTGTTTGAATGCATCACTGTGCAGTTTTTGGGTCTGAATGCTGTTTTCTGTGTGTCTAGATTGATGACTACAGTATGGTGAGGTTTTTGCCTTTTGACCGCACAGATGAGGAAGGTATTAACATAGTGTTGCAACACATTGACTTCTCTATACAGTATGGAGAGGATCTGGAATTCAAGGAACCAAAGGTGAAGAAATGGTTAAAAGCACAATGTTAAAATATGGTGTTCAATGACACATAATCAGATGTCTGACATGTGCTACCCTTTTCACCCATCGTTTTCTTCTTCACAGGAAGTAGATGAGGAACCCGCTAACCTGAACTATGATGAGCTTTTTCAAGGCAAGGTGGACAGCTGAAGCGCAATCTAACATTTCAGCCGAAACAGactgtatatgcatatgtgtgaGAGTTTTTATCAGACTGATGAAGAACCAGAGGACACCATTTCTGAAGGCTGAAAGTGAATGTCATGAACGACTGCAAGGACACAAAGGGATGTAAACTGACTCTGCAGATTATAAATATTTTGGGTTATATATGTTGACATTTTTCTTTGCATGGACTCAAGAAATTTGAGGTTTAATACAGTGTTAAGGTATAAAGAGTTGTTATTAAATAGTTATCAATGCtatttttgtaaataaaataca
This region of Sphaeramia orbicularis chromosome 12, fSphaOr1.1, whole genome shotgun sequence genomic DNA includes:
- the gpn3 gene encoding GPN-loop GTPase 3, with the translated sequence MPRFAQLVMGPAGSGKSTYCSTMVQHMEAMNRSVQVVNLDPAAEHFDYPVMADIRELIQVDDVMEDDSLRFGPNGGLVFCMEYFANNFDWLEESLGHVEDDYILLDCPGQIELYTHLPVMKQLVEQLQQWEFRVCGVFLVDSQFMVESFKFISGVMAALSAMVSLEIPQVNIMTKMDLLSPKAKKEIEKYLDPDMYSMMEDNSDTIKSPKFKKLTKAICGLIDDYSMVRFLPFDRTDEEGINIVLQHIDFSIQYGEDLEFKEPKEVDEEPANLNYDELFQGKVDS